A stretch of Candidatus Saganbacteria bacterium DNA encodes these proteins:
- a CDS encoding sugar kinase, whose product MSLLIAGTVALDSVETPFGKKDNILGGSAVHASISASFFTDIVLSGVIGEDFPSEHLDFLRSKNIDVSGLIVDPGKTFRWAGFYEYDMNQAHTRDTQLNVLAGFDPKLSKKQKGSDFVFLANLDPDIQLKIIGQLEGPKMVAVDTMDFWIKSKRKSLHEVIKKVDFVLINESEIRMFMETPNIPLAARRLLELGAKGVIVKQGEHGALVFSDGMHFSAPSYPQEMFRDPTGAGDSFAGGFMGHLSKTNDISQANIRKAVILGSVMASFNIEEFSADRMRSLKMHEILERFDEFKKFTEF is encoded by the coding sequence ATGTCGCTATTAATTGCAGGAACAGTCGCATTAGATTCAGTAGAAACACCGTTTGGCAAGAAAGATAATATCTTGGGCGGGTCAGCCGTCCATGCATCGATTAGCGCAAGTTTTTTTACCGATATCGTTCTATCCGGTGTTATCGGAGAGGATTTTCCATCCGAACATCTTGATTTTTTAAGATCAAAAAATATCGATGTCTCGGGGCTTATTGTTGATCCAGGCAAGACATTCAGATGGGCGGGCTTTTACGAATACGATATGAACCAGGCCCATACGCGAGATACGCAATTAAATGTATTGGCAGGATTTGATCCCAAGCTTTCAAAAAAACAAAAAGGTTCCGATTTCGTTTTTTTAGCCAATCTTGATCCTGATATCCAATTAAAAATTATCGGCCAATTGGAAGGGCCAAAGATGGTCGCGGTCGATACTATGGATTTTTGGATCAAAAGCAAACGCAAATCGCTCCACGAAGTCATAAAGAAAGTTGATTTTGTTCTGATAAATGAATCAGAAATAAGAATGTTCATGGAAACGCCGAACATTCCGCTTGCCGCAAGAAGGCTTTTGGAGCTTGGGGCAAAGGGTGTTATCGTAAAACAGGGTGAACATGGAGCGCTGGTTTTTTCCGATGGAATGCATTTCTCCGCGCCTTCGTATCCGCAGGAAATGTTCCGCGATCCGACCGGAGCGGGGGATTCGTTCGCCGGCGGGTTTATGGGGCATCTTTCGAAAACAAATGATATCTCGCAAGCAAATATACGAAAAGCTGTGATATTGGGATCGGTCATGGCTTCGTTTAATATTGAAGAATTCAGCGCGGACCGCATGCGCTCGCTTAAGATGCACGAAATATTGGAAAGATTCGACGAGTTTAAAAAGTTTACGGAATTTTAG
- a CDS encoding class II aldolase/adducin family protein — protein MLEQFQFVGRKLFEEGLVGSHNGSLSVREGDKIAITVKNAMLSEIKKEDIIEVPLEGEIPANAPFDLPVHRSIYANTKTQAIVHAKSPYGISISIHEEKIIPQDHEGKQFLKSIPVIRVREPITTEEVIRFLTPTFKSGYNALLVRGFGSYAGNSTLENAYRLTSILENSCKVSLLSKAPSTPPPAPKREDKRAPYRSAIPPSIGVMDRSYNRDRGKR, from the coding sequence ATGCTCGAGCAATTTCAATTTGTAGGACGAAAGCTGTTTGAAGAAGGATTAGTCGGGTCGCACAACGGAAGTTTAAGCGTTAGAGAAGGGGACAAGATAGCTATTACGGTCAAGAATGCGATGCTATCCGAAATAAAAAAAGAAGATATTATAGAAGTCCCGCTTGAAGGCGAAATCCCTGCAAATGCCCCATTCGACCTTCCGGTCCATAGGTCGATCTATGCAAATACTAAAACCCAGGCAATAGTCCATGCGAAATCCCCGTATGGCATTTCGATCTCGATCCATGAAGAAAAGATAATCCCCCAAGACCACGAAGGCAAACAATTTTTAAAATCAATTCCCGTCATCCGCGTACGCGAACCCATAACAACGGAAGAAGTTATCAGGTTCTTAACGCCGACGTTCAAGAGCGGCTATAACGCGCTGCTTGTCCGAGGTTTTGGAAGCTATGCGGGAAATTCAACCTTAGAAAACGCATATAGGTTGACATCGATCCTTGAAAATTCATGCAAGGTAAGCCTTTTATCAAAAGCGCCGTCAACTCCGCCTCCCGCTCCAAAAAGAGAGGATAAGCGAGCGCCTTACAGGTCGGCGATCCCGCCATCGATCGGGGTCATGGACCGGTCTTATAACAGGGACCGCGGTAAGAGATGA
- a CDS encoding bifunctional (p)ppGpp synthetase/guanosine-3',5'-bis(diphosphate) 3'-pyrophosphohydrolase, which translates to MTIDDLKAKLKYIKDPDLSLLDRVYKFAEEKHRNHKRLSGEPYISHPLAVASVLTDLEQDLPTICAALLHDTIEDSGVTFVEISEKFSPEIAKLVEGVTKLSQLIYESKEERQAENFRKMFMAMGEDLRVIVIKLADRLHNMQTLKYLSQKKIKETSLETREIFSPLAHRLGMWKLKWELEDLSFGFLEPDKYADIQAKVSESREAREAYIKNFVEKLTEVLKKVSLISDVYGRPKHLFSIYHKMVDQNLDFSEIYDLTAVRVIVESIKDCYAVLGIVHATWKPIPGRFRDYIAVPKSNGYQSLHTTVIGEEGKPVEVQIRTREMHRIAEYGVAAHWVYKEEATDKAFDKKMAWFRQMLETQTELKDAKDFLDSLKIDLFVDEVFVFTPKGQVIQMPIGATPIDFAYHVHTEVGHRTAGVKVNGRILPLDSILKNGDIVEIITSKIGNPSLDWLNFVKTSGARTKIKGWFRKVKRDESIERGRVQLEEELKKFRLHPKTVLIYENIKNFIASQKLKTEDDFFAAIGYGDISAYDIARKMHSILKPEDKEEMTEKPKTVRPRKRNIVHGVNVSGLTGVMVKMSKCCRPLPGDDIIGFVTHGKGVAVHRKDCATLLRNKPDPKKLVKVDWELSADIYYPVEIEIEAFDRVGALKDIMTQISETKTNVASAYIKTKRGSTAFLRIVVDVKNVDQLQLVMQSLRNVSDVYDVKRYDIIK; encoded by the coding sequence ATGACGATCGATGACCTTAAAGCAAAACTAAAATATATAAAAGATCCCGATCTTTCCCTTCTCGATAGAGTTTACAAATTCGCGGAAGAAAAACATCGCAATCACAAAAGGCTTTCAGGCGAGCCATATATTTCGCATCCACTTGCCGTTGCCTCTGTTTTGACCGATCTCGAACAAGACCTTCCGACTATTTGCGCGGCGCTCTTGCATGACACGATAGAAGACAGCGGCGTTACATTTGTGGAAATTTCCGAAAAATTCTCGCCAGAGATCGCAAAGCTTGTTGAAGGCGTCACAAAATTGAGCCAATTGATCTATGAATCAAAGGAAGAAAGGCAAGCGGAGAACTTTAGGAAAATGTTCATGGCAATGGGCGAGGACCTTCGGGTAATTGTGATCAAATTGGCGGATCGTTTGCATAATATGCAGACATTGAAATATTTATCGCAAAAAAAAATCAAAGAAACATCCCTTGAAACCAGGGAGATCTTTTCCCCTTTAGCGCATCGCTTGGGCATGTGGAAGCTTAAATGGGAATTAGAAGACCTGTCTTTTGGTTTTCTTGAGCCCGATAAATATGCCGATATCCAAGCAAAAGTTTCTGAAAGCCGCGAGGCTCGTGAAGCATATATAAAGAATTTCGTCGAAAAACTAACTGAAGTTTTAAAAAAAGTAAGCCTTATATCCGATGTTTACGGCAGGCCAAAGCATTTATTTTCAATTTATCATAAAATGGTCGATCAAAATTTGGATTTCTCCGAAATTTACGACCTGACAGCTGTTAGGGTAATTGTCGAATCAATAAAAGATTGTTACGCGGTATTGGGCATCGTTCACGCTACTTGGAAGCCCATACCAGGAAGATTCCGCGATTATATTGCTGTCCCAAAGAGTAATGGGTACCAATCGCTGCATACAACGGTTATTGGGGAAGAAGGAAAGCCTGTTGAAGTGCAGATAAGGACTCGGGAGATGCATAGGATCGCCGAGTATGGAGTTGCCGCCCACTGGGTATATAAGGAAGAAGCGACAGATAAGGCATTCGATAAGAAAATGGCTTGGTTCAGACAAATGCTTGAAACCCAGACCGAACTCAAAGACGCCAAAGATTTTCTTGATTCGCTAAAGATTGATCTTTTTGTCGATGAAGTATTTGTTTTTACCCCAAAAGGGCAAGTCATTCAAATGCCGATCGGGGCTACTCCTATCGATTTTGCGTACCATGTCCATACAGAAGTAGGCCATAGGACAGCGGGGGTCAAAGTCAATGGCAGGATACTTCCGTTGGATTCAATTCTAAAAAATGGGGATATAGTTGAGATCATTACTTCAAAGATCGGGAATCCGTCGCTTGATTGGCTTAATTTCGTTAAAACTTCCGGCGCCCGCACAAAAATTAAGGGTTGGTTCCGCAAAGTAAAGAGGGACGAAAGTATTGAGAGGGGGAGAGTACAGCTTGAAGAAGAGCTTAAAAAATTCAGGCTTCATCCAAAAACCGTTCTTATCTATGAAAATATAAAAAATTTCATAGCTTCGCAAAAATTAAAAACAGAAGACGATTTTTTCGCGGCGATCGGATACGGCGATATTTCGGCATACGATATAGCTAGAAAAATGCATTCTATCCTAAAACCGGAAGACAAAGAAGAAATGACCGAAAAGCCAAAAACAGTTCGTCCTCGAAAGAGAAATATTGTTCATGGTGTAAACGTGTCCGGCTTAACAGGCGTCATGGTCAAAATGTCAAAATGCTGCAGGCCGCTGCCTGGGGACGATATTATCGGATTTGTGACCCACGGCAAAGGCGTTGCTGTCCACAGGAAGGATTGCGCCACACTGCTTCGCAATAAGCCCGATCCAAAGAAGCTCGTCAAAGTCGACTGGGAATTGTCAGCGGATATTTATTATCCTGTTGAGATCGAAATTGAAGCATTCGACAGGGTGGGAGCATTGAAAGATATCATGACCCAAATATCCGAAACAAAGACGAACGTAGCCTCGGCATACATTAAAACAAAGCGCGGAAGCACTGCGTTTTTGCGAATTGTTGTTGACGTAAAAAATGTCGATCAATTGCAGCTTGTAATGCAGTCCCTCCGCAATGTTTCCGACGTTTATGACGTCAAGCGGTATGATATAATCAAGTGA
- the trpD gene encoding anthranilate phosphoribosyltransferase, producing the protein MIKEAIKKVIDGKNLTEEEASLTARTIMSGEATPSQIGSLLTALHIKGETVSEITGFAREMQAYAQKIEPNVSNLVDTCGTGGDSSQTFNISTISALVVAGAGVPVAKHGNRSISSKCGSADLLEALGAKVDLQPEKVKECIEKIGFGFMFAPIFHPAMKYAGPTRKEIGFRTIFNVLGPLTNPAQTKKQIIGVYSEKLVDVIAEVLKNLGIEHAMVVHGMDGLDEISLSDKTKVAELINGKIKKYFVSPKDFYLKKAEKNIFKVQNVEGSKIVALSILERRETGPLRDIVVLNAAAAIYLAGCAKDIKEGFKYANESIDSGAAFNKLNEVIKFTQGA; encoded by the coding sequence ATGATAAAAGAAGCAATAAAGAAAGTAATCGACGGTAAAAATTTAACGGAAGAAGAAGCCTCGCTTACCGCAAGAACCATCATGAGCGGGGAAGCGACTCCCAGCCAAATAGGATCCCTTTTAACAGCTTTGCATATTAAAGGCGAAACAGTTTCCGAGATCACGGGATTTGCAAGAGAAATGCAGGCATATGCCCAAAAAATCGAACCTAATGTCTCTAATTTAGTGGACACTTGCGGTACAGGCGGTGATTCTTCCCAAACATTTAATATTTCAACGATCTCTGCATTAGTAGTAGCCGGCGCAGGTGTTCCTGTGGCAAAACACGGGAATAGATCGATCTCGAGCAAATGCGGAAGCGCCGATCTTCTCGAGGCTCTAGGCGCCAAAGTAGACCTTCAACCGGAAAAAGTTAAAGAATGTATAGAAAAGATCGGATTCGGGTTCATGTTTGCGCCTATTTTCCATCCAGCGATGAAATACGCGGGTCCTACTAGAAAAGAAATTGGTTTCAGGACAATATTTAATGTATTAGGGCCGCTAACAAATCCTGCCCAAACAAAAAAACAAATTATCGGAGTTTATTCAGAAAAGCTTGTTGATGTAATAGCTGAAGTCCTAAAAAATCTTGGCATAGAGCACGCCATGGTTGTCCACGGGATGGATGGACTAGACGAGATATCCTTGTCCGATAAAACTAAAGTCGCTGAACTGATTAATGGGAAAATTAAAAAATATTTTGTTTCGCCTAAAGATTTTTATCTGAAAAAAGCCGAGAAGAATATCTTCAAAGTACAGAATGTCGAAGGATCTAAAATTGTCGCGTTGTCGATATTAGAGCGGCGTGAAACGGGCCCGTTAAGGGATATTGTAGTACTAAATGCCGCGGCGGCCATCTATTTAGCCGGATGCGCAAAAGATATTAAAGAAGGTTTCAAATATGCGAATGAATCGATAGATTCAGGCGCCGCATTTAATAAATTGAATGAAGTTATAAAATTCACCCAAGGAGCATAG
- the lptB gene encoding LPS export ABC transporter ATP-binding protein produces MFIKTEKLVKSYNKKRVVDEISIEVSQGEIVGLLGPNGAGKTTTFYMTVGLVKPDSGNVYLGEQNITNLPMHKRSQHGIGYLPQEASIFRKLTVEENILILWELMPQIPKKEYEERLVALLNELGVTHLREQKAYTLSGGESRRVEIARALATGPSFLLLDEPFTGIDPKTVNDIQQIIRYLKQKGIGILITDHNVRETLAITDRAYIISKGKILVSGNAKTISESDVAKKSYLGEQFTL; encoded by the coding sequence GTGTTTATAAAAACCGAAAAATTGGTGAAATCTTATAATAAGAAACGCGTAGTCGATGAAATATCGATCGAGGTGTCGCAAGGCGAGATAGTCGGCCTATTGGGCCCGAACGGCGCCGGCAAAACAACCACTTTCTATATGACCGTAGGCCTTGTTAAACCGGATTCGGGCAATGTTTATCTTGGCGAGCAAAATATCACGAACCTTCCGATGCATAAAAGGTCCCAGCACGGGATAGGGTACCTCCCGCAGGAAGCCTCTATCTTCCGCAAGCTTACAGTCGAGGAGAATATTTTGATTCTTTGGGAACTGATGCCGCAAATCCCAAAAAAAGAATATGAAGAAAGATTGGTCGCACTTCTTAATGAACTTGGCGTCACGCATTTAAGGGAGCAAAAAGCATATACGTTATCGGGCGGTGAATCGAGGCGGGTAGAAATTGCGCGCGCCTTGGCAACGGGCCCTTCTTTTTTGCTTTTGGACGAGCCGTTCACGGGGATCGACCCTAAAACCGTGAATGATATCCAGCAGATCATAAGATATTTGAAGCAAAAAGGGATCGGGATATTGATCACCGACCATAATGTCAGGGAGACTCTTGCAATAACAGACCGGGCATACATCATTTCAAAAGGAAAAATACTTGTTTCAGGCAATGCAAAAACAATATCTGAATCCGATGTCGCCAAAAAGTCTTATCTTGGAGAGCAATTCACTTTGTGA
- a CDS encoding LptF/LptG family permease: MIKTIDKYIFKELIDPFFFGLLSFSLILSASMVLFELVRAVVLQGMPLLTAFKVFIFRMPSVVVYIFPMATLLAALLGFSRLSKDSEIIAFRASGVSLYRLMVSVIVFGLLVSFITLAFYEVVVPESNKTVKNLLLETAANRSPKIEQNIFVPEMQAGALKRIFYAQKMQGSNLSGVIVSEFDSGKLIQIVNAKSALWNKEKNQWLFRNGIVYLLSEAGEYKHLIKFDEQYVSIKYTPADLSVGDKSPDDMNVAELRDYITLKEKMGIKVMDFKIQLNMKMAIPFASLVFALLGAPLGLSPRRTSSSMGLGLSIIVIFVYYVLMFASIALGELEIVSPGLSAWLPNIITLGLGFLILRRTATS; this comes from the coding sequence GTGATAAAGACAATCGATAAATATATCTTCAAAGAGCTTATCGATCCATTTTTTTTCGGTTTGCTCTCTTTTTCATTGATACTTTCCGCATCAATGGTCCTTTTCGAACTCGTCCGCGCTGTCGTATTACAAGGAATGCCTCTTTTGACAGCCTTTAAGGTTTTTATTTTCAGGATGCCGTCGGTTGTCGTGTATATTTTCCCTATGGCGACGCTTTTGGCCGCGCTTCTGGGATTTTCTAGGCTTTCGAAAGATTCAGAAATAATCGCCTTCCGCGCTTCCGGGGTCTCGCTCTACAGGCTTATGGTATCTGTCATCGTATTCGGCCTTTTGGTTTCATTTATTACACTTGCTTTCTACGAAGTAGTTGTGCCCGAATCGAATAAGACCGTGAAAAACCTTCTCCTCGAAACTGCCGCTAATAGGTCCCCCAAGATCGAACAAAATATCTTTGTTCCCGAGATGCAGGCAGGCGCTTTAAAGAGGATATTTTACGCACAAAAAATGCAGGGCAGCAATCTTTCCGGCGTCATTGTTTCCGAATTCGACAGCGGAAAGCTAATCCAGATCGTGAACGCGAAATCCGCACTATGGAACAAAGAAAAGAACCAATGGCTGTTTCGTAATGGGATAGTTTATCTTTTATCGGAAGCTGGAGAGTATAAGCATCTGATAAAATTCGATGAACAATATGTTTCGATAAAATACACTCCGGCCGATCTATCGGTCGGCGACAAGTCGCCTGACGATATGAACGTAGCCGAACTTCGTGATTACATAACACTTAAAGAAAAAATGGGTATTAAAGTTATGGATTTTAAGATCCAGCTTAACATGAAGATGGCTATCCCTTTTGCGAGCCTTGTTTTCGCGCTCCTTGGCGCCCCGCTCGGGCTTTCGCCTCGCCGTACATCCTCTTCTATGGGGCTTGGTCTTTCTATTATCGTTATTTTTGTATATTATGTTTTAATGTTCGCGTCGATCGCCCTTGGGGAGCTTGAGATCGTATCACCGGGCTTGTCCGCATGGCTTCCGAACATTATAACTCTGGGACTGGGCTTTTTGATACTTCGGCGCACGGCAACATCATGA
- a CDS encoding DUF3084 domain-containing protein, producing the protein MTYAFAIKLLLVLFFLSGIIAYVGNVIGRAFGKRRLSIFGLRPKYTAMVFTIVSGIVIMALTFTTLIVISADVRTALFGMEELRGQISQTHAELEKNKKELSKISNDLALIQIEKLNLEKLRDSQRKELGKQTLQSVVFFANKTVYTTSIKGGQGKSVAEKELKEILSKLDKEVKKYKIQDVEVNKADFNSTVSYIANMSSSVLLKIISVKNVVMGGNLPVVFDVSQNNLIFHEGDEILKVKISGLLPLSEIETKLKEIIQAADLIAANRGISPSLTGAISDVPYTDILDSAKRIKGYGRVANIKAIAARDIFSIGPLQIRFTVDI; encoded by the coding sequence ATGACATACGCATTCGCGATAAAATTATTATTGGTCTTGTTCTTTCTCTCGGGCATAATAGCCTACGTTGGAAATGTCATAGGCCGGGCTTTCGGGAAAAGAAGGCTATCGATATTCGGCCTGCGTCCTAAATACACGGCGATGGTTTTTACGATAGTTTCCGGCATTGTCATCATGGCTCTGACTTTTACGACCCTGATCGTGATATCGGCCGATGTAAGGACAGCGCTTTTTGGCATGGAAGAATTGAGAGGGCAGATATCGCAAACGCATGCCGAATTGGAAAAAAACAAGAAAGAATTATCGAAAATCAGCAATGATCTGGCATTGATCCAGATAGAAAAATTAAATCTGGAGAAACTTAGGGACAGCCAACGGAAAGAATTGGGCAAGCAAACTTTGCAATCGGTCGTTTTCTTCGCGAATAAGACAGTTTATACGACATCAATTAAAGGCGGGCAAGGCAAGAGTGTTGCTGAAAAAGAATTAAAAGAGATACTCTCAAAACTTGACAAAGAAGTCAAGAAATATAAAATCCAGGATGTCGAGGTGAACAAAGCCGATTTCAATTCAACGGTTTCATATATAGCCAATATGTCTTCAAGCGTACTTTTAAAGATCATTTCAGTAAAAAATGTTGTCATGGGCGGGAATTTGCCTGTCGTATTTGATGTGTCGCAAAATAATCTGATCTTCCATGAAGGGGACGAGATATTGAAAGTTAAAATTTCAGGCTTGCTTCCGCTCTCCGAGATCGAAACCAAATTAAAAGAAATAATCCAAGCAGCCGACCTTATTGCGGCAAATCGAGGGATATCCCCAAGTTTAACTGGCGCAATATCGGATGTTCCATACACTGATATTTTAGATTCGGCAAAACGTATAAAAGGCTATGGCCGAGTGGCAAATATTAAAGCCATAGCTGCGCGAGATATTTTTTCGATCGGTCCCCTCCAGATAAGATTTACGGTAGATATATGA
- the lnt gene encoding apolipoprotein N-acyltransferase, whose product MIYSIIAWFAIIPLLILIEKSKSPKRSALFGFIFGILLFGCSFFWINTLTSFVGFFAVLGWITLALFQSVFLAVFAYLSKKLNINLTFLQALLWVAIEYARGMGAFGVSEGVLGYSQFEILPLIQIASIFTVFGVSFLIILFNIACAKLIAKKNPILLISSVILIIAALIYGSLELKNNSLASNGKPATKSRCGNRDKRRGFQNKIIKIAIIQGNISQEKKMSSSFNGENFSIHAGLTLQAAKESPDIIIWPETTVFSYLLHDQIYMNKIKRLAKDTKAYLMIGTPNFDEKKEAYNSIAAISPSGEVVGRYDKQHLVTFGEYLPFRPILYPFLKMTNYFDNDFYPGPEKRPIKVLGINFGALICFESTFPEMARQKVKEGADILLVVTNDAWFYDSSAPYEHFNQAIFRAIENRRSVIQCANTGISGFIDPYGRVLKKLKLNERGYLTFQIPLP is encoded by the coding sequence GTGATTTACTCTATCATTGCCTGGTTTGCGATCATCCCGCTATTGATCTTGATCGAAAAAAGCAAAAGTCCAAAACGATCCGCATTATTTGGCTTTATATTTGGAATATTATTATTTGGCTGCAGTTTCTTTTGGATAAATACTTTGACGAGTTTTGTCGGTTTTTTTGCGGTCCTTGGATGGATAACCCTTGCCCTTTTCCAATCCGTATTTTTAGCCGTTTTTGCATATCTCTCAAAGAAACTAAATATCAACCTAACTTTCCTACAGGCGCTGCTGTGGGTTGCGATAGAATATGCGCGCGGGATGGGCGCTTTCGGCGTTTCGGAAGGAGTCCTCGGCTACTCGCAGTTTGAAATTCTTCCCTTGATACAGATCGCTTCGATCTTTACGGTTTTTGGAGTGTCTTTTTTGATAATTTTATTTAATATCGCATGCGCGAAGCTTATCGCAAAAAAGAACCCGATATTACTAATATCATCTGTAATATTAATTATCGCGGCGTTGATCTATGGAAGTTTGGAGCTGAAGAACAATTCTTTGGCCTCGAATGGGAAACCTGCGACTAAATCCCGATGTGGGAATCGGGACAAGCGTCGCGGTTTCCAAAATAAAATTATTAAGATCGCTATTATCCAAGGCAATATCTCCCAGGAAAAGAAAATGTCATCAAGTTTTAATGGCGAGAATTTTAGCATCCATGCGGGCCTTACGCTCCAAGCTGCAAAGGAATCCCCCGATATCATCATATGGCCAGAAACGACGGTATTCAGTTATTTATTGCACGATCAGATTTATATGAATAAAATAAAACGGCTAGCCAAAGATACAAAAGCATATCTTATGATCGGGACACCGAATTTTGACGAAAAAAAAGAAGCCTACAACTCGATCGCAGCCATTTCACCCTCTGGTGAAGTCGTCGGACGATATGATAAACAGCATTTAGTGACATTCGGCGAATACCTGCCTTTCAGGCCCATCCTTTACCCGTTTTTAAAGATGACAAATTATTTTGACAATGATTTCTATCCCGGGCCAGAAAAGAGACCGATCAAAGTTTTAGGCATAAACTTCGGGGCGTTAATATGTTTTGAATCAACATTCCCGGAAATGGCGCGGCAAAAAGTAAAAGAAGGCGCGGATATTTTATTGGTCGTTACCAATGACGCGTGGTTTTACGATTCCAGCGCTCCTTATGAACACTTCAACCAGGCTATATTTCGCGCGATCGAGAACAGGAGATCTGTTATCCAATGCGCAAACACAGGCATATCAGGATTTATCGATCCATATGGAAGAGTATTAAAGAAACTAAAGCTAAATGAACGGGGCTATTTAACCTTTCAGATACCGCTCCCCTAG
- a CDS encoding nucleotidyl transferase AbiEii/AbiGii toxin family protein has translation MTKQRTIGKQSMGDKFHLEILPKRQRILFDVFSRSDWISQFYLAGGTSLALQIAHRRSIDFDFFSEQEFDTRLVKEKLAKIGDYQILSESEQILDGRLNDVRASFFNLPFRLIRPVKNFWKLRIISKEDAAAMKLSAISMRGSRKDFIDIYFLLKEFSLEQMFDYFRQKYGENKENIFCALKGLVYFNDAEEMPMPSMIRHVVWGNIKKTILSAHKKYIDTLRNE, from the coding sequence ATGACAAAACAAAGAACTATTGGGAAACAGTCTATGGGAGATAAATTCCACTTAGAGATATTGCCAAAAAGACAACGGATCTTATTTGATGTTTTTTCCCGGTCCGACTGGATATCGCAATTTTATTTGGCAGGAGGCACGTCGTTAGCTCTGCAGATCGCGCATAGAAGATCAATTGATTTCGACTTTTTTTCGGAACAAGAATTCGATACTAGGCTTGTAAAAGAAAAACTCGCAAAAATCGGCGATTACCAAATATTATCAGAGTCGGAACAAATACTTGACGGCCGATTGAATGATGTCCGCGCATCTTTTTTTAATTTGCCTTTTCGCTTGATAAGACCCGTCAAAAATTTCTGGAAATTACGGATCATTTCTAAAGAAGATGCTGCTGCAATGAAATTGAGCGCGATTTCTATGAGAGGCAGCAGGAAGGATTTTATTGATATTTATTTTCTATTAAAAGAGTTTTCATTGGAGCAAATGTTCGATTATTTTAGGCAGAAATACGGAGAAAACAAAGAAAATATTTTTTGTGCGTTAAAGGGGCTTGTTTATTTTAACGATGCGGAAGAAATGCCAATGCCAAGCATGATCCGTCATGTTGTTTGGGGAAATATCAAGAAAACAATTTTGTCCGCCCATAAAAAGTATATCGACACACTTAGAAACGAATAA